From Paenibacillus sp. V4I7, one genomic window encodes:
- a CDS encoding IS110 family transposase, whose translation MDILIERACGMDVHKDSITACTMTPEGKEIQTFSTKTVFLIQLIDWIKKHGCTHVAMESTGIFWKPIVNLLEAEDIEFLVVNAQHMKALPGRKTDVKDAEWIAQLLRHGLLKASFIPNRIQRELRELVRYRRSIIEERARQHNRIQKVLEGANIKLGSVVSDIMGVSSKDMLNAIADGEEDPEKLASFARRTMKKKKDELELALRGYVNPHQRMMLKTILTHIDFLTEQIAMLDQEVAQRVISDQEDIERLDSIPGIATRMAEQILAEIGTNIKNQFPSAAHFCSWAALVPGHNESAGKRKSSKGKKGNKYLKSALTEAAHSVGASKNYLGAMYRRTLARKGRKRAAIVVAHAMLRIAYYLLTRKEMYVDLGEDYYDKQKLGAIVRNSVRRLETLGYNVTISEVS comes from the coding sequence ATGGATATACTCATTGAGCGCGCATGTGGCATGGATGTTCATAAGGATTCCATTACTGCATGTACAATGACACCTGAAGGAAAGGAGATTCAGACGTTTTCTACTAAAACCGTATTTCTAATCCAGTTAATTGACTGGATTAAAAAGCATGGTTGTACCCACGTAGCGATGGAGAGTACAGGCATATTCTGGAAACCAATTGTTAACCTACTAGAAGCTGAAGATATTGAATTTTTAGTTGTAAATGCCCAGCATATGAAAGCTCTACCAGGACGGAAAACGGATGTCAAAGACGCAGAATGGATCGCCCAACTTCTTCGCCATGGACTTCTGAAAGCGAGTTTCATTCCAAACCGAATTCAACGAGAATTACGTGAGCTCGTTCGTTATCGCCGAAGCATCATTGAAGAACGTGCCAGGCAACATAATCGGATTCAAAAAGTGCTAGAGGGAGCAAACATCAAACTGGGCTCTGTGGTTTCAGATATTATGGGGGTCTCGTCTAAGGACATGCTTAACGCCATCGCAGACGGTGAAGAAGATCCTGAGAAATTAGCAAGCTTCGCTCGGCGCACTATGAAAAAAAAAAAAGATGAACTCGAACTCGCTCTTCGAGGATACGTAAATCCTCATCAACGCATGATGCTTAAAACCATTTTAACCCACATCGACTTTCTCACCGAACAAATTGCAATGTTAGATCAAGAGGTTGCCCAGAGAGTTATTTCAGATCAGGAAGACATAGAGCGATTAGATTCTATACCTGGAATTGCCACTCGAATGGCTGAACAAATCTTAGCTGAAATAGGAACAAATATTAAAAACCAGTTTCCAAGTGCGGCTCACTTTTGTTCTTGGGCAGCACTTGTGCCTGGACATAATGAGAGCGCAGGCAAAAGAAAGTCTTCTAAAGGAAAGAAAGGAAACAAATATTTAAAATCTGCATTAACAGAAGCCGCACATTCCGTAGGTGCCTCTAAAAACTATCTTGGTGCTATGTATAGGCGAACATTAGCACGAAAAGGTAGGAAAAGAGCAGCCATTGTAGTGGCCCATGCCATGCTAAGAATCGCTTATTATCTGTTGACAAGAAAAGAAATGTATGTAGACTTAGGTGAAGATTACTATGATAAACAAAAGCTTGGAGCTATTGTACGGAATTCGGTTCGAAGACTTGAGACCTTAGGCTACAACGTTACAATCTCGGAAGTCTCTTGA
- a CDS encoding Gfo/Idh/MocA family protein, with protein sequence MEKIKVGIIGTGNISNAYFHNGKRFESMDIVACADLDIERAKAKAAEHGVKAYSVSEILSDPDIKLIINLTVPQAHADVSLQALEAGKHVFVEKPLAVTREDGRRVLDLAKSKGLSVGCAPDTFLGGGIQTCIKLIEDGWIGTPIGATAFMVGDGPEGWHPNPEFFYKSGGGPMFDMGPYYLTALIALLGPIKKVTGMTNISFPERTIGSGPNVGQKILVETPTHIAGVMEFASGPIGTILTSFDVKGGTQLPRIEVYGSQGTLIVPDPNTFGGPVIIQRAGGQVWSEIPLTHGYSENSRGIGAADMVKAIATGRKCRANGEMAFHVLEAMHGFHDASVQETHYFMKSTCEKPTLLPIGLTV encoded by the coding sequence ATGGAGAAAATAAAAGTCGGCATTATCGGAACGGGAAACATCAGTAACGCTTACTTTCATAACGGAAAGCGCTTCGAATCGATGGATATCGTCGCTTGTGCGGACCTGGACATCGAGCGCGCGAAAGCGAAAGCTGCGGAACACGGGGTCAAGGCGTACTCTGTTTCCGAAATACTGAGCGATCCGGATATCAAGCTCATCATCAATCTGACGGTTCCGCAGGCTCACGCGGATGTCAGTCTTCAAGCGTTGGAAGCGGGCAAACACGTCTTTGTAGAAAAGCCTCTGGCGGTAACACGTGAAGATGGACGAAGAGTGCTCGATTTGGCGAAAAGCAAAGGACTTTCGGTAGGCTGCGCTCCAGATACGTTCTTGGGCGGGGGTATCCAAACTTGCATAAAGCTAATTGAGGACGGCTGGATCGGCACTCCGATTGGCGCAACGGCGTTCATGGTGGGCGATGGGCCGGAAGGCTGGCACCCAAATCCAGAGTTTTTCTATAAATCCGGCGGCGGACCGATGTTCGACATGGGGCCATATTACTTGACTGCACTCATCGCACTGCTGGGACCGATTAAAAAAGTAACCGGTATGACGAATATTTCCTTCCCGGAGCGGACGATCGGAAGCGGGCCGAACGTCGGGCAAAAGATTCTTGTGGAAACTCCGACACATATCGCCGGCGTCATGGAGTTCGCTTCTGGCCCGATCGGAACGATATTGACCAGCTTCGACGTGAAAGGCGGTACCCAACTTCCGCGCATCGAGGTGTACGGTAGTCAAGGAACGCTAATTGTTCCGGATCCGAATACTTTCGGAGGACCGGTGATCATTCAAAGGGCGGGCGGGCAGGTGTGGTCGGAAATCCCGCTCACGCACGGTTACTCCGAGAACTCGCGCGGAATTGGTGCGGCTGACATGGTGAAAGCGATCGCAACTGGACGTAAGTGCCGCGCGAACGGGGAGATGGCTTTCCACGTGTTGGAGGCAATGCATGGTTTCCACGATGCTTCCGTCCAAGAAACCCATTATTTTATGAAGAGTACCTGCGAGAAACCGACTCTGCTTCCCATCGGACTTACGGTCTAA
- a CDS encoding sensor histidine kinase — translation MFYSEENVNLFNLQKARQTYWFKRLMDSGKGILWVPSSYFTDQDPNGKSFLAVLQGDIVIIVSDDGEGMSPDIVSKLLTNDLNNRTRGSGYGLRNINERIHLFYGPGYGLAFDSKPGIGTAVTIRIPVQKMQNV, via the coding sequence TTGTTTTATTCCGAAGAGAATGTCAACCTGTTTAATCTGCAGAAAGCACGTCAGACCTATTGGTTCAAGCGGTTGATGGACAGCGGCAAAGGGATTCTATGGGTCCCCAGCTCTTACTTCACTGATCAGGATCCAAACGGCAAGAGTTTCTTGGCGGTTCTCCAAGGGGATATCGTGATTATCGTTTCTGATGATGGCGAAGGGATGTCTCCGGATATCGTATCGAAACTGCTCACGAATGATCTCAACAATCGAACGAGAGGAAGCGGATACGGCCTGCGAAACATTAATGAGCGGATCCATCTGTTTTATGGTCCGGGTTATGGACTTGCTTTTGATAGCAAACCAGGAATAGGTACGGCTGTTACAATCCGCATACCTGTACAGAAAATGCAAAATGTATAG
- a CDS encoding YjhG/YagF family D-xylonate dehydratase has product MTEQLKSIMANENNDLFTIRTHTQGPKGSLPLTKEMLLDAPSGELFGLTQNVGMGWKPSRLKGKQYLLLSTQGGIRKEDGSPVALGYHTGHWEVGLLTQAAAEVITESGGVPFAGYVSDPCDGRSQGTEGMFDSLPYRNDAAIVFRRLIRSLPTRKGVLGVATCDKGLPAMMIALAGMHELPCVIVPGGVTLPPTEGEDAGKIQTIGARYANGEISLEDAADLGCRACATPGGGCQFLGTAATSQVIAEAMGMTVPHAALAPSGQPVWEEMARQSARAMMTLEEKGIRMKDILTEASIHNAMVVHAAFGGSTNLLLHIPAFAHSAGLPIPSVQDWIRINKAVPRLVSVLPNGPEYHPTVCVFLAGGVPEVMLHLRRLGVLKENALTVTGETLGTVLDWWETSERRQRMRSLLMEMDGIDPDYVIMSPERAKERGLTSTVTFPTGNLAPEGSVIKSTAIDPSTIGEDGVYRHRGNAKVFTSEKAAISAIKKGGIQAGDIMVLIGRGPLGTGMEETYQLTSALKHLPFGKYVSLITDARFSGVSTGACIGHVGPEALAGGPIGKLRDGDTIDIVVDRNRLEGSIHFLGDGGKLLPPEEGARVLAARDPHPELASDEKLPADTRLWAALQSVSGGTWAGSVYDVDRILAVLEAGTKALAVQNN; this is encoded by the coding sequence ATGACAGAGCAATTAAAATCGATTATGGCAAATGAAAATAACGATTTGTTTACAATCCGTACGCATACGCAGGGCCCAAAAGGCTCACTGCCACTAACAAAAGAAATGTTATTGGATGCTCCAAGCGGAGAATTGTTCGGACTTACCCAAAATGTTGGGATGGGGTGGAAACCGTCTCGCCTGAAGGGTAAACAGTATCTGTTGTTAAGCACGCAAGGAGGCATACGTAAGGAAGACGGGAGTCCAGTTGCGCTCGGCTATCATACCGGTCACTGGGAGGTTGGCCTGCTGACGCAGGCTGCTGCAGAGGTGATCACAGAAAGCGGAGGGGTTCCTTTCGCCGGATATGTGAGCGACCCTTGCGACGGTAGGTCCCAGGGCACGGAAGGCATGTTTGACTCTCTTCCTTACCGCAACGATGCAGCGATCGTTTTCCGGCGACTTATCCGCTCCTTGCCTACTCGCAAAGGAGTGCTCGGTGTGGCGACCTGCGACAAGGGACTGCCTGCCATGATGATTGCTCTCGCCGGGATGCACGAACTCCCTTGCGTAATTGTGCCCGGCGGAGTGACATTACCTCCCACGGAGGGCGAAGATGCCGGGAAAATCCAAACTATAGGTGCAAGGTATGCTAATGGCGAAATCAGCCTAGAAGATGCTGCCGACCTCGGCTGCCGAGCTTGTGCCACACCGGGCGGAGGCTGCCAGTTTCTTGGAACGGCAGCTACTTCGCAGGTTATTGCAGAGGCTATGGGCATGACGGTGCCTCACGCTGCGCTTGCACCATCAGGACAGCCCGTATGGGAAGAGATGGCCAGGCAGTCGGCCCGCGCGATGATGACGCTAGAGGAAAAGGGAATCCGGATGAAGGATATATTGACCGAAGCGTCCATCCACAATGCGATGGTTGTTCATGCGGCCTTCGGCGGATCGACCAATTTACTGCTGCATATCCCTGCTTTCGCTCATTCGGCAGGGCTGCCCATTCCGTCTGTTCAAGATTGGATTCGTATCAATAAAGCCGTACCAAGGCTAGTCAGCGTATTGCCGAATGGTCCGGAATATCATCCGACTGTGTGCGTGTTTTTGGCCGGAGGGGTACCGGAAGTGATGCTGCATCTCCGACGTTTGGGGGTACTGAAAGAAAATGCGTTGACCGTAACCGGTGAAACGCTGGGTACTGTATTGGATTGGTGGGAAACGAGCGAGCGCCGTCAACGAATGAGAAGTCTGCTTATGGAAATGGATGGCATCGATCCGGACTACGTAATTATGAGTCCAGAACGTGCCAAAGAAAGGGGGTTGACCTCGACGGTTACGTTTCCTACTGGGAATCTGGCTCCGGAAGGTTCGGTGATTAAATCGACGGCGATTGACCCGTCAACTATTGGAGAGGATGGGGTATACCGTCATCGGGGCAATGCCAAGGTGTTTACCTCGGAGAAAGCGGCTATCTCGGCAATAAAGAAAGGCGGCATTCAAGCCGGAGATATTATGGTGTTGATTGGGCGCGGACCATTGGGTACCGGGATGGAGGAGACCTATCAATTAACCTCAGCACTAAAGCATTTGCCGTTCGGCAAATACGTATCCTTAATTACCGACGCCCGGTTTTCGGGCGTATCCACAGGTGCCTGCATCGGTCATGTTGGACCTGAAGCGCTAGCTGGCGGTCCGATTGGTAAACTGCGGGATGGAGATACAATCGACATCGTAGTTGACCGAAATCGTTTGGAAGGCAGCATCCATTTTCTAGGCGATGGTGGCAAATTGCTGCCCCCAGAAGAAGGAGCCCGTGTGCTTGCTGCCCGCGACCCTCACCCAGAGCTCGCCTCAGACGAAAAACTACCAGCAGATACTCGTTTATGGGCTGCCTTACAGTCTGTCAGCGGTGGAACCTGGGCAGGGAGTGTTTATGATGTGGATCGAATTCTCGCTGTATTAGAAGCAGGTACAAAAGCATTGGCTGTGCAGAACAATTAG
- a CDS encoding DUF5060 domain-containing protein: protein MNRKVEQWDMFELSVKGPAEGNPFTDVTFSATFKQRERSIEVPGFYDGAGTYKVRFMPGEQGVWTYETSGNLSELKGLSGEFECVAPAEGNHGPVKVSDTYHFAYADGTPHDSVGTTCYVWTHQGDELEELTLRTLKKAPFNKMRMCVFPKHYLYNNNDPLSYPFEGSREEGWNFTRFNPEFFRHFEKRVDDLRNLGIEADIILFHPYDNGRWGFDKMGMEVNIRYLRYLIARLSAFRNIWWSMANEYDLMGNMSIDDWDVIIQTVAEYDPYDHLRSIHNCGPFYDHNHSLLTHVSVQNSNLRGILQWREQYNKPVVVDECAYEGNLGYVWGNVTEQEMTRRFWEGFLSGGYVGHGETYVHPDEILWWSKGGELHGQSPDRIAFMKEIMESVPREYREPVTFQPHWENSPCIGKEGEYYLVYFGIHRPAVKYLELTKDRKYKIEIINTWEMTVTPLEGIYDANSNVELPGKQYIALRIQKT from the coding sequence ATGAACCGTAAAGTAGAACAATGGGACATGTTTGAACTCAGCGTAAAAGGACCTGCGGAAGGAAATCCTTTTACGGATGTAACTTTCAGCGCCACATTCAAGCAACGTGAAAGAAGTATTGAAGTGCCGGGATTCTATGATGGTGCCGGGACTTATAAGGTCAGATTTATGCCAGGCGAACAGGGAGTATGGACCTATGAGACAAGCGGCAACCTTTCGGAATTGAAGGGATTGTCTGGTGAATTCGAATGCGTCGCGCCTGCTGAGGGCAATCATGGTCCGGTGAAAGTGAGTGATACCTATCATTTTGCTTACGCCGACGGCACACCTCACGATTCTGTAGGAACAACCTGCTACGTATGGACGCATCAAGGGGATGAACTTGAAGAGTTAACGCTTAGGACGCTCAAAAAGGCTCCTTTTAACAAAATGAGAATGTGTGTGTTTCCGAAGCATTACCTTTATAATAATAACGATCCTTTATCGTATCCCTTTGAAGGTTCCAGGGAAGAGGGTTGGAACTTTACGAGATTCAACCCCGAATTTTTCCGGCATTTCGAAAAGAGAGTGGATGATCTTAGAAATCTTGGAATCGAAGCGGATATCATCCTGTTCCACCCTTATGATAATGGCAGATGGGGCTTTGATAAGATGGGCATGGAAGTCAATATCAGATATCTGCGTTACCTGATCGCTCGTTTGTCGGCTTTCCGAAACATATGGTGGTCCATGGCCAACGAATATGATCTCATGGGGAATATGAGTATAGATGACTGGGACGTGATCATACAAACTGTGGCGGAGTACGATCCTTACGATCATCTTCGTTCGATTCATAACTGCGGACCGTTCTATGACCACAACCATTCTTTGCTCACCCATGTAAGCGTCCAGAACTCTAATCTGAGGGGCATTCTTCAGTGGAGAGAACAATACAATAAACCGGTGGTCGTGGACGAATGTGCCTATGAAGGGAACCTCGGCTATGTATGGGGCAATGTAACAGAGCAGGAAATGACGCGCAGATTCTGGGAGGGTTTTTTGAGCGGCGGATATGTGGGACACGGAGAGACCTATGTTCATCCGGATGAAATCTTATGGTGGTCAAAGGGTGGGGAGCTGCACGGTCAAAGCCCTGATAGAATCGCTTTCATGAAAGAAATCATGGAGAGCGTGCCCAGAGAATACCGCGAACCCGTAACCTTTCAGCCTCACTGGGAAAACAGTCCCTGCATAGGTAAAGAAGGAGAGTATTATTTGGTGTACTTTGGAATTCACAGGCCTGCAGTAAAGTACTTAGAACTCACGAAGGATAGAAAGTATAAAATCGAAATTATCAATACGTGGGAGATGACGGTCACTCCACTAGAAGGAATTTATGATGCAAACAGCAACGTGGAGCTTCCCGGAAAGCAATATATTGCACTAAGAATACAAAAAACATAA